A single region of the Aeromicrobium chenweiae genome encodes:
- a CDS encoding DUF6049 family protein: MATRPARRSRPRRELCAAHRGRAGQDLDRGAPSVTLSSSKGGFPLTIRNDTDEAIRIGVDLDSSNPALTIPALDAVDVAAGERRTITVQVDLGRQRTTFLTAHLVTADGTDVGSPTTFKVRSSSIGTVLWVAMGLAALFVLASLVRRFHRRRRTASSTPQTEDDDD, translated from the coding sequence GTGGCGACTCGACCGGCCCGGCGGTCTCGCCCTCGCCGCGAGCTATGCGCAGCGCATCGGGGCCGAGCTGGACAAGATCTCGATCGAGGCGCCCCCTCGGTCACGCTCTCCAGCTCCAAGGGCGGCTTCCCGCTCACGATCCGCAACGACACCGACGAGGCGATCCGGATCGGGGTCGACCTCGACTCCAGCAACCCGGCTCTCACGATCCCCGCCCTGGACGCCGTCGACGTGGCGGCCGGGGAACGGCGGACCATCACGGTGCAGGTCGACCTCGGCCGTCAGCGGACGACGTTCCTCACCGCACACCTCGTGACGGCGGACGGCACGGACGTCGGCTCGCCCACGACCTTCAAGGTCCGCTCGAGCAGCATCGGCACGGTGCTGTGGGTCGCGATGGGCCTGGCCGCGCTGTTCGTGCTCGCGAGCCTCGTGCGTCGCTTCCACCGCCGGCGGCGGACCGCCTCGTCCACCCCGCAGACCGAGGACGACGATGACTGA